In the genome of Hymenobacter cellulosivorans, one region contains:
- a CDS encoding DUF4260 domain-containing protein has translation MKNLLKLEELAQALLALAIFNHLPYAWWVLPATFLLPDLSMIGYLAGPRVGAICYNLAHHKALAVAVGLAGWWLAQPVLLLAGTVLLFHSAFDRLLGYGLKHATGFQDTHLGRVGKAQPEPAPAHFIHQPTLG, from the coding sequence ATGAAAAACCTGCTGAAACTCGAAGAACTGGCTCAAGCACTGCTGGCCCTGGCAATCTTCAACCACCTGCCCTACGCGTGGTGGGTGCTGCCAGCCACCTTCCTGCTCCCCGACCTGAGCATGATCGGCTACCTGGCCGGCCCCCGGGTAGGCGCCATTTGCTATAATCTTGCTCACCACAAGGCCTTGGCCGTGGCCGTGGGCCTGGCCGGCTGGTGGTTGGCCCAGCCTGTGCTGCTGCTGGCAGGCACGGTACTCCTCTTTCACAGCGCCTTCGACCGGCTGCTGGGCTACGGCCTCAAGCACGCTACCGGCTTCCAGGATACGCACCTGGGCCGGGTAGGAAAAGCGCAGCCCGAGCCAGCCCCCGCTCACTTCATTCATCAGCCAACCCTAGGGTAG
- a CDS encoding winged helix-turn-helix transcriptional regulator encodes MTTPESSECVHTMQALRNALLVVNGKWKLQIIVALNAGTRHFRGLERSVPGISTKVLAKELKDLEAHQFIARTVHPGPPVLVEYHALPYARTLDPVIEVLKAWGTQHQQRLDAGNAVAGPATTPPDTY; translated from the coding sequence ATGACTACTCCCGAAAGCTCTGAATGCGTGCACACGATGCAGGCCTTGCGCAACGCCTTGCTGGTGGTTAATGGCAAGTGGAAGCTTCAGATTATCGTGGCCCTCAACGCCGGCACCCGGCATTTTCGTGGGCTGGAGCGCAGCGTGCCGGGCATCTCCACCAAAGTGCTGGCCAAGGAGTTGAAGGATCTGGAAGCCCATCAGTTCATTGCCCGCACGGTGCATCCCGGGCCGCCCGTGCTGGTCGAATACCACGCCCTGCCCTATGCACGCACCCTCGACCCCGTGATTGAGGTCCTGAAAGCGTGGGGCACCCAGCATCAGCAGCGCCTCGACGCGGGCAACGCAGTAGCGGGGCCGGCAACCACCCCGCCGGATACTTACTAG
- a CDS encoding alpha/beta fold hydrolase: MQPLPSASLGIYADEELVKRLPGFTNHYATVNGVRLHYVEGGHGPALVCLPGWPQTWYSFHPIATELARHYRVILVDIRGMGSSDKPATGYDKKTMAQDIYELLRYLGLAKASLLGHDIGGMVASSFAFNYPQATEKLIIADGAHPSEGMRHMPLLPAAGSFTQKMDDQHPYPWWMAFNQVKELPEQLLAGRFHLLLDYLFGYVMLDETRMSAFDRALYAAVYNEPENIRASNAWYQAFEQDIADAQQYARLSMPVLGIGSYVSYNYLQMSLPYLADDVRVVGLMDSGHYMFEEKPARVLEAVLDFLQEPAAQ; encoded by the coding sequence ATGCAACCTCTGCCTTCTGCTTCCCTGGGAATCTACGCCGATGAGGAGCTCGTTAAGCGCCTGCCCGGCTTCACCAACCATTATGCCACCGTCAATGGCGTGCGGCTGCACTACGTGGAAGGTGGCCACGGCCCGGCCTTGGTGTGCCTGCCGGGCTGGCCCCAAACCTGGTACTCGTTCCACCCTATTGCCACCGAACTGGCCCGGCACTACCGGGTTATTCTGGTCGATATTCGCGGAATGGGCAGCTCCGACAAGCCCGCCACCGGCTACGACAAGAAGACGATGGCCCAGGATATTTATGAGTTGCTACGCTACCTGGGCCTAGCCAAAGCCTCGCTGCTGGGCCACGACATCGGCGGCATGGTAGCCAGCAGCTTTGCGTTTAATTACCCGCAGGCAACTGAAAAGCTTATCATCGCCGACGGGGCGCACCCCAGTGAAGGCATGCGGCACATGCCGCTACTGCCCGCGGCCGGCTCCTTTACCCAGAAAATGGACGACCAACACCCCTACCCCTGGTGGATGGCCTTCAACCAGGTGAAGGAGCTACCCGAGCAGTTGCTGGCCGGGCGGTTTCACCTTCTGCTGGACTACCTCTTCGGCTACGTAATGCTGGATGAGACCCGAATGTCGGCTTTCGACCGGGCGCTGTACGCTGCCGTCTACAATGAGCCGGAGAACATCCGGGCCTCCAATGCCTGGTACCAAGCCTTCGAGCAAGATATTGCCGATGCTCAGCAGTACGCCCGCCTGTCGATGCCGGTTTTGGGTATCGGGAGTTATGTCTCCTACAACTACCTGCAAATGAGCCTACCCTACCTGGCTGACGATGTGCGGGTTGTGGGCCTGATGGATAGCGGCCACTATATGTTCGAGGAAAAGCCGGCCCGCGTGCTGGAAGCCGTTCTGGACTTTTTGCAAGAGCCCGCCGCGCAGTAG
- a CDS encoding Crp/Fnr family transcriptional regulator, with translation MHPLRAYLHRFIPALTDADWQPLAEALRPRHLARGEHFVQVGEHRPELALVLSGNCRLYYSRPNGDERTTYFFFENHLLGDYPSCLTGQPSQLSIQALTDTELVVFDYAVLRQLCDERPVYERFARLVAEYHLLGTDARLVEQLLLSPEERYQALLSSGKTKILERIPQHLVANYLGVTPVSLSRIRARVARKPGKKP, from the coding sequence ATGCACCCGCTTCGTGCCTACCTGCACCGCTTTATTCCCGCGCTGACGGATGCCGACTGGCAGCCGCTGGCCGAGGCCCTGCGTCCGCGCCACCTAGCCCGCGGGGAACATTTTGTGCAAGTCGGCGAGCACCGGCCCGAGTTGGCTCTGGTGCTCAGCGGCAACTGCCGACTCTACTATTCCCGCCCCAATGGGGATGAGCGCACCACGTACTTTTTCTTCGAAAACCACCTGCTGGGCGATTACCCGAGTTGCCTGACGGGCCAGCCCAGCCAACTCAGCATCCAGGCCCTCACCGACACCGAGCTCGTTGTATTTGATTACGCCGTGCTGCGCCAGCTCTGCGATGAGCGCCCGGTGTACGAGCGGTTTGCGCGCCTGGTAGCCGAATACCACCTGCTCGGCACCGACGCCCGCTTGGTCGAGCAACTGCTGCTTTCGCCGGAGGAGCGCTACCAGGCGCTGCTGTCCAGTGGAAAAACCAAGATTCTGGAGCGCATTCCCCAGCATCTGGTGGCCAACTACTTGGGTGTTACACCGGTTTCATTAAGCCGCATTCGGGCGCGGGTGGCGCGAAAACCGGGCAAGAAGCCGTAA
- a CDS encoding LytTR family transcriptional regulator DNA-binding domain-containing protein: MPLARELDYLRDYVSLQQLRYKSTPVVDLQITEETPTNTALPAWNRAPCKCGSFAKLEELLPAQHFARVHRSFLVAIDKIDHIEKNRIQIADHLIPISDTYAEAFYNMLKGCSRHHRPRYLSSSG, encoded by the coding sequence GTGCCGCTGGCCCGGGAACTGGACTATTTGCGGGACTACGTGAGTTTGCAGCAGCTCCGCTACAAAAGCACTCCGGTGGTAGACCTGCAGATAACGGAGGAAACGCCTACAAACACAGCCCTGCCCGCTTGGAACCGGGCGCCCTGCAAGTGCGGGAGCTTTGCCAAGCTGGAAGAGCTGCTGCCCGCCCAGCATTTTGCCCGCGTGCACCGGTCGTTCCTAGTTGCCATTGACAAAATTGACCATATCGAGAAAAACCGGATTCAGATTGCCGACCACCTCATTCCTATCAGCGATACCTACGCCGAGGCCTTCTACAACATGCTAAAAGGCTGCAGTAGGCACCATAGGCCGAGGTATTTGAGTAGCAGCGGGTAG
- a CDS encoding FMN-dependent NADH-azoreductase, translated as MQILQIISSARGAESYSTRLSQGIIDQLRAAEPASTVVVRDVATQPFPHLEEAHLQAYFTPAEGRSPEQQQAVRHSDEAIAQVMAADVLVIGVPFYNFSIPSSLKSWLDHLTRANLTFRYTSTGPEGLITGKKVYLAVASGGIYSEGPMQPYDFATPYLRWMLGFLGMTDVTVARAEGVKLPEFEPSALQKGLESVSAATRRVAAAPAASL; from the coding sequence ATGCAGATCCTGCAAATCATTTCCAGCGCCCGGGGCGCCGAGTCCTACAGCACCCGCCTCAGCCAGGGCATCATCGACCAGCTGCGGGCTGCCGAGCCTGCTAGCACTGTGGTGGTGCGCGACGTGGCCACCCAGCCGTTTCCGCACCTCGAAGAAGCTCACCTGCAGGCCTACTTCACGCCGGCCGAGGGCCGCTCGCCCGAGCAGCAGCAGGCCGTGCGCCATTCCGACGAAGCCATTGCCCAGGTCATGGCGGCCGATGTGCTCGTCATCGGGGTGCCGTTCTACAACTTCAGCATTCCTTCCTCGCTCAAGTCCTGGCTCGACCACCTCACCCGGGCCAACCTCACGTTCCGCTATACATCCACCGGCCCGGAAGGCCTTATTACGGGCAAAAAAGTGTACCTGGCCGTGGCCAGCGGCGGCATCTACTCCGAAGGTCCCATGCAGCCCTACGATTTTGCCACGCCGTATCTGCGCTGGATGCTCGGCTTTCTGGGGATGACGGATGTAACCGTAGCCCGGGCGGAAGGAGTCAAGCTGCCGGAATTTGAACCCAGTGCCTTGCAAAAGGGCCTGGAGAGCGTAAGCGCCGCAACCAGGCGAGTTGCGGCGGCCCCGGCGGCTTCCTTATAG